One part of the Bdellovibrio bacteriovorus genome encodes these proteins:
- the speB gene encoding agmatinase, whose amino-acid sequence MEYKPLSGREFPRFSAIKTFFRLPYVSIEADYEVGIFGIPYDGGVSYRPGGRFAPAKVRDVSSLGRGFHMTRMENFFENLKVADIGDCPTVPIDQKQTYEKIEKFVGEVLSHNKRFLAVGGDHSTTLPVLRALRKKYGKPLAFIHFDAHLDTYPAAWGQEYHHGAFARHAVEEGLVDPKKMVQIGIRGPLAGGDDLSFVNKHGIRVITVDEIRNQPINDFLRTLPTFDETPTYISYDIDNLDPSCAPGTGTPVPGGLTTYEVQRIFRALKIPNLVGGDVVEISPPFDHADITALAGMDALFEMLHLFPTKK is encoded by the coding sequence ATGGAATACAAACCGCTGAGCGGACGCGAGTTCCCGCGTTTTTCCGCAATTAAAACTTTCTTCAGATTGCCGTATGTTTCAATCGAGGCCGACTACGAAGTCGGGATTTTTGGTATCCCGTATGACGGTGGGGTGTCGTATCGTCCGGGCGGGCGCTTTGCTCCGGCGAAGGTGCGCGATGTGTCCAGTCTGGGCCGTGGCTTCCATATGACCCGCATGGAAAATTTCTTTGAAAACCTGAAGGTGGCCGACATCGGTGATTGTCCCACAGTGCCGATTGATCAAAAGCAGACTTACGAAAAAATCGAAAAGTTTGTCGGTGAAGTTTTAAGTCACAACAAACGTTTCCTGGCGGTGGGCGGGGATCATTCCACAACGTTGCCGGTACTGCGTGCTTTAAGAAAAAAATACGGCAAGCCGTTGGCGTTCATTCACTTTGATGCCCACTTGGACACGTATCCGGCAGCCTGGGGTCAGGAATACCACCACGGGGCCTTTGCCCGTCACGCTGTCGAAGAAGGTCTGGTGGATCCGAAGAAGATGGTGCAAATCGGTATTCGCGGACCGCTGGCCGGTGGTGATGATCTGAGCTTCGTGAACAAACACGGCATTCGTGTGATCACCGTGGATGAGATCCGCAACCAGCCGATCAACGATTTCCTAAGAACCCTGCCGACGTTTGATGAAACGCCGACCTACATCAGCTATGACATCGACAATCTGGATCCAAGCTGTGCTCCGGGCACCGGCACACCGGTTCCAGGGGGGCTGACGACTTATGAAGTTCAGCGCATCTTCCGTGCGCTGAAGATTCCAAATCTGGTCGGTGGTGACGTGGTGGAGATTTCGCCTCCATTTGACCACGCAGACATCACGGCCTTGGCTGGCATGGATGCACTGTTTGAAATGCTTCATTTGTTTCCCACCAAGAAATAG